A genomic region of Platichthys flesus chromosome 4, fPlaFle2.1, whole genome shotgun sequence contains the following coding sequences:
- the LOC133951651 gene encoding uncharacterized protein LOC133951651 isoform X9: MKLALDHQGDKSLRGIDQQEAITTLHLLLRTEKQRRERRRMDEIKRIKISLHLLLVLIPFTALAEQYSSIIIRVGAEVTLPCLNVREDHVNCGATDWVFEDSVWTRSAHLFVKWQLDTSRISKSKADRLRLAPNCSLVIREVTAEDVGVYICRQSDQTYEDHVVYFSVVNVTEEERTDEVTLSCSVSTFKTSDLTAKWLFMNMDVDENNKELKTSQSRRSATVSFSKSHSVHKMKNYGSLTCKVKDDYTEETFAFILPSSEGKNKPAPGNNEMTTDPGL; the protein is encoded by the exons ATGAAACTAGCACTTGACCACCAAGGAGACAAGTCACTGAGGGGAATTGATCAACAGGAAGCCATCACCACATTACACCTTTTACTAAGAACCGagaagcagagaagagaaagaagaagaatggatgAAATCAAACGGATTAAAATATCTTTACATCTGCTACTGGTGCTGATTCCATTTACAG CGCTCGCTGAACAATAttcctccatcatcatcagagtTGGAGCTGAAGTCACTTTGCCTTGTCTCAATGTGAGAGAGGATCATGTGAACTGTGGAGCTACTGACTGGGTCTTCGAGGATTCAGTGTGGACTAGATCAGCACACCTGTTTGTTAAATGGCAGCTCGACACATCTCGGATTTCCAAATCTAAAGCAGACCGACTACGTCTCGCTCCAAACTGTTCTCTGGTTATTAGGGAGGTCACAGCTGAAGATGTTGGTGTTTACATCTGCAGACAATCTGACCAGACCTATGAAGATCATGTGGTTTATTTCTCTGTTGTCAACG tgactgaggaggagagaactgATGAGGTGAcgttgagctgctctgtgtcgACATTTAAAACCAGTGACCTCACAGCGAAGTGGCTGTTTATGAATATGGATGTGGATGAGAACAACAAAGAACTGAAGACATCACAGTCTCGCCGCTCAGCCACTGTGAGCTTCTCAAAATCCCATTCTGTTCACAAGATGAAGAACTATGGCTCATTAACATGTAAAGTGAAGGATGATTACACAGAGGAAACGTTTGCCTTCATCCTTCCGTCATCAG AAGGAAAGAACAAACCAGCTCCAGGAAACAATGAGATGACAACAG ATCCAGGCTTGTGA
- the LOC133951651 gene encoding uncharacterized protein LOC133951651 isoform X8 produces the protein MKLALDHQGDKSLRGIDQQEAITTLHLLLRTEKQRRERRRMDEIKRIKISLHLLLVLIPFTALAEQYSSIIIRVGAEVTLPCLNVREDHVNCGATDWVFEDSVWTRSAHLFVKWQLDTSRISKSKADRLRLAPNCSLVIREVTAEDVGVYICRQSDQTYEDHVVYFSVVNVTEEERTDEVTLSCSVSTFKTSDLTAKWLFMNMDVDENNKELKTSQSRRSATVSFSKSHSVHKMKNYGSLTCKVKDDYTEETFAFILPSSGKNKPAPGNNEMTTDWWWYICYPGL, from the exons ATGAAACTAGCACTTGACCACCAAGGAGACAAGTCACTGAGGGGAATTGATCAACAGGAAGCCATCACCACATTACACCTTTTACTAAGAACCGagaagcagagaagagaaagaagaagaatggatgAAATCAAACGGATTAAAATATCTTTACATCTGCTACTGGTGCTGATTCCATTTACAG CGCTCGCTGAACAATAttcctccatcatcatcagagtTGGAGCTGAAGTCACTTTGCCTTGTCTCAATGTGAGAGAGGATCATGTGAACTGTGGAGCTACTGACTGGGTCTTCGAGGATTCAGTGTGGACTAGATCAGCACACCTGTTTGTTAAATGGCAGCTCGACACATCTCGGATTTCCAAATCTAAAGCAGACCGACTACGTCTCGCTCCAAACTGTTCTCTGGTTATTAGGGAGGTCACAGCTGAAGATGTTGGTGTTTACATCTGCAGACAATCTGACCAGACCTATGAAGATCATGTGGTTTATTTCTCTGTTGTCAACG tgactgaggaggagagaactgATGAGGTGAcgttgagctgctctgtgtcgACATTTAAAACCAGTGACCTCACAGCGAAGTGGCTGTTTATGAATATGGATGTGGATGAGAACAACAAAGAACTGAAGACATCACAGTCTCGCCGCTCAGCCACTGTGAGCTTCTCAAAATCCCATTCTGTTCACAAGATGAAGAACTATGGCTCATTAACATGTAAAGTGAAGGATGATTACACAGAGGAAACGTTTGCCTTCATCCTTCCGTCATCAG GAAAGAACAAACCAGCTCCAGGAAACAATGAGATGACAACAG ACTGGTGGTGGTACATTTGTT ATCCAGGCTTGTGA
- the LOC133951651 gene encoding uncharacterized protein LOC133951651 isoform X10, with translation MKLALDHQGDKSLRGIDQQEAITTLHLLLRTEKQRRERRRMDEIKRIKISLHLLLVLIPFTALAEQYSSIIIRVGAEVTLPCLNVREDHVNCGATDWVFEDSVWTRSAHLFVKWQLDTSRISKSKADRLRLAPNCSLVIREVTAEDVGVYICRQSDQTYEDHVVYFSVVNVTEEERTDEVTLSCSVSTFKTSDLTAKWLFMNMDVDENNKELKTSQSRRSATVSFSKSHSVHKMKNYGSLTCKVKDDYTEETFAFILPSSGKNKPAPGNNEMTTDPGL, from the exons ATGAAACTAGCACTTGACCACCAAGGAGACAAGTCACTGAGGGGAATTGATCAACAGGAAGCCATCACCACATTACACCTTTTACTAAGAACCGagaagcagagaagagaaagaagaagaatggatgAAATCAAACGGATTAAAATATCTTTACATCTGCTACTGGTGCTGATTCCATTTACAG CGCTCGCTGAACAATAttcctccatcatcatcagagtTGGAGCTGAAGTCACTTTGCCTTGTCTCAATGTGAGAGAGGATCATGTGAACTGTGGAGCTACTGACTGGGTCTTCGAGGATTCAGTGTGGACTAGATCAGCACACCTGTTTGTTAAATGGCAGCTCGACACATCTCGGATTTCCAAATCTAAAGCAGACCGACTACGTCTCGCTCCAAACTGTTCTCTGGTTATTAGGGAGGTCACAGCTGAAGATGTTGGTGTTTACATCTGCAGACAATCTGACCAGACCTATGAAGATCATGTGGTTTATTTCTCTGTTGTCAACG tgactgaggaggagagaactgATGAGGTGAcgttgagctgctctgtgtcgACATTTAAAACCAGTGACCTCACAGCGAAGTGGCTGTTTATGAATATGGATGTGGATGAGAACAACAAAGAACTGAAGACATCACAGTCTCGCCGCTCAGCCACTGTGAGCTTCTCAAAATCCCATTCTGTTCACAAGATGAAGAACTATGGCTCATTAACATGTAAAGTGAAGGATGATTACACAGAGGAAACGTTTGCCTTCATCCTTCCGTCATCAG GAAAGAACAAACCAGCTCCAGGAAACAATGAGATGACAACAG ATCCAGGCTTGTGA
- the LOC133951651 gene encoding uncharacterized protein LOC133951651 isoform X7, producing MKLALDHQGDKSLRGIDQQEAITTLHLLLRTEKQRRERRRMDEIKRIKISLHLLLVLIPFTALAEQYSSIIIRVGAEVTLPCLNVREDHVNCGATDWVFEDSVWTRSAHLFVKWQLDTSRISKSKADRLRLAPNCSLVIREVTAEDVGVYICRQSDQTYEDHVVYFSVVNVTEEERTDEVTLSCSVSTFKTSDLTAKWLFMNMDVDENNKELKTSQSRRSATVSFSKSHSVHKMKNYGSLTCKVKDDYTEETFAFILPSSEGKNKPAPGNNEMTTDWWWYICYPGL from the exons ATGAAACTAGCACTTGACCACCAAGGAGACAAGTCACTGAGGGGAATTGATCAACAGGAAGCCATCACCACATTACACCTTTTACTAAGAACCGagaagcagagaagagaaagaagaagaatggatgAAATCAAACGGATTAAAATATCTTTACATCTGCTACTGGTGCTGATTCCATTTACAG CGCTCGCTGAACAATAttcctccatcatcatcagagtTGGAGCTGAAGTCACTTTGCCTTGTCTCAATGTGAGAGAGGATCATGTGAACTGTGGAGCTACTGACTGGGTCTTCGAGGATTCAGTGTGGACTAGATCAGCACACCTGTTTGTTAAATGGCAGCTCGACACATCTCGGATTTCCAAATCTAAAGCAGACCGACTACGTCTCGCTCCAAACTGTTCTCTGGTTATTAGGGAGGTCACAGCTGAAGATGTTGGTGTTTACATCTGCAGACAATCTGACCAGACCTATGAAGATCATGTGGTTTATTTCTCTGTTGTCAACG tgactgaggaggagagaactgATGAGGTGAcgttgagctgctctgtgtcgACATTTAAAACCAGTGACCTCACAGCGAAGTGGCTGTTTATGAATATGGATGTGGATGAGAACAACAAAGAACTGAAGACATCACAGTCTCGCCGCTCAGCCACTGTGAGCTTCTCAAAATCCCATTCTGTTCACAAGATGAAGAACTATGGCTCATTAACATGTAAAGTGAAGGATGATTACACAGAGGAAACGTTTGCCTTCATCCTTCCGTCATCAG AAGGAAAGAACAAACCAGCTCCAGGAAACAATGAGATGACAACAG ACTGGTGGTGGTACATTTGTT ATCCAGGCTTGTGA
- the LOC133951651 gene encoding uncharacterized protein LOC133951651 isoform X5 encodes MKLALDHQGDKSLRGIDQQEAITTLHLLLRTEKQRRERRRMDEIKRIKISLHLLLVLIPFTALAEQYSSIIIRVGAEVTLPCLNVREDHVNCGATDWVFEDSVWTRSAHLFVKWQLDTSRISKSKADRLRLAPNCSLVIREVTAEDVGVYICRQSDQTYEDHVVYFSVVNVTEEERTDEVTLSCSVSTFKTSDLTAKWLFMNMDVDENNKELKTSQSRRSATVSFSKSHSVHKMKNYGSLTCKVKDDYTEETFAFILPSSGKNKPAPGNNEMSTDWWWYIRLVVGCATIVTLVVILIKWRGNKIQGRDVAVAYSTGEAPSSSTGPSADPSSLYANVTFKQ; translated from the exons ATGAAACTAGCACTTGACCACCAAGGAGACAAGTCACTGAGGGGAATTGATCAACAGGAAGCCATCACCACATTACACCTTTTACTAAGAACCGagaagcagagaagagaaagaagaagaatggatgAAATCAAACGGATTAAAATATCTTTACATCTGCTACTGGTGCTGATTCCATTTACAG CGCTCGCTGAACAATAttcctccatcatcatcagagtTGGAGCTGAAGTCACTTTGCCTTGTCTCAATGTGAGAGAGGATCATGTGAACTGTGGAGCTACTGACTGGGTCTTCGAGGATTCAGTGTGGACTAGATCAGCACACCTGTTTGTTAAATGGCAGCTCGACACATCTCGGATTTCCAAATCTAAAGCAGACCGACTACGTCTCGCTCCAAACTGTTCTCTGGTTATTAGGGAGGTCACAGCTGAAGATGTTGGTGTTTACATCTGCAGACAATCTGACCAGACCTATGAAGATCATGTGGTTTATTTCTCTGTTGTCAACG tgactgaggaggagagaactgATGAGGTGAcgttgagctgctctgtgtcgACATTTAAAACCAGTGACCTCACAGCGAAGTGGCTGTTTATGAATATGGATGTGGATGAGAACAACAAAGAACTGAAGACATCACAGTCTCGCCGCTCAGCCACTGTGAGCTTCTCAAAATCCCATTCTGTTCACAAGATGAAGAACTATGGCTCATTAACATGTAAAGTGAAGGATGATTACACAGAGGAAACGTTTGCCTTCATCCTTCCGTCATCAG GAAAGAACAAACCGGCTCCAGGAAACAACGAGATGTCAACAG ACTGGTGGTGGTACATTCGTCTGGTTGTGGGTTGTGCTACAATCGTAACATTGGTTGTGATTCTCATCAAATGGAGAGGAAACAAG ATCCAGGGTCGTGATGTTGCAGTGGCCTACAGCACTGGGGaagctccctcctcttctactgGACCCTCAGCTGATCCCAGCAGCCTCTATGCCAACGTCACATTCAAACAATAG
- the LOC133951651 gene encoding uncharacterized protein LOC133951651 isoform X2 → MKLALDHQGDKSLRGIDQQEAITTLHLLLRTEKQRRERRRMDEIKRIKISLHLLLVLIPFTALAEQYSSIIIRVGAEVTLPCLNVREDHVNCGATDWVFEDSVWTRSAHLFVKWQLDTSRISKSKADRLRLAPNCSLVIREVTAEDVGVYICRQSDQTYEDHVVYFSVVNVTEEERTDEVTLSCSVSTFKTSDLTAKWLFMNMDVDENNKELKTSQSRRSATVSFSKSHSVHKMKNYGSLTCKVKDDYTEETFAFILPSSGKNKPAPGNNEMTTDWWWYICCGLWVVGCGLWVVGCATIVTLVVILIKWRRNKIQACDDAVAYSTGEAPSSSTGPSADPSNLNFLHLLPSRRAKMIYQSNVHISH, encoded by the exons ATGAAACTAGCACTTGACCACCAAGGAGACAAGTCACTGAGGGGAATTGATCAACAGGAAGCCATCACCACATTACACCTTTTACTAAGAACCGagaagcagagaagagaaagaagaagaatggatgAAATCAAACGGATTAAAATATCTTTACATCTGCTACTGGTGCTGATTCCATTTACAG CGCTCGCTGAACAATAttcctccatcatcatcagagtTGGAGCTGAAGTCACTTTGCCTTGTCTCAATGTGAGAGAGGATCATGTGAACTGTGGAGCTACTGACTGGGTCTTCGAGGATTCAGTGTGGACTAGATCAGCACACCTGTTTGTTAAATGGCAGCTCGACACATCTCGGATTTCCAAATCTAAAGCAGACCGACTACGTCTCGCTCCAAACTGTTCTCTGGTTATTAGGGAGGTCACAGCTGAAGATGTTGGTGTTTACATCTGCAGACAATCTGACCAGACCTATGAAGATCATGTGGTTTATTTCTCTGTTGTCAACG tgactgaggaggagagaactgATGAGGTGAcgttgagctgctctgtgtcgACATTTAAAACCAGTGACCTCACAGCGAAGTGGCTGTTTATGAATATGGATGTGGATGAGAACAACAAAGAACTGAAGACATCACAGTCTCGCCGCTCAGCCACTGTGAGCTTCTCAAAATCCCATTCTGTTCACAAGATGAAGAACTATGGCTCATTAACATGTAAAGTGAAGGATGATTACACAGAGGAAACGTTTGCCTTCATCCTTCCGTCATCAG GAAAGAACAAACCAGCTCCAGGAAACAATGAGATGACAACAG ACTGGTGGTGGTACATTTGTTGTGGGTTGTGGGTTGTGGGTTGTGGGTTGTGGGTTGTGGGTTGTGCTACAATCGTAACATTGGTTGTGATTCTCATCAAATGGAGAAGAAACAAG ATCCAGGCTTGTGATGATGCAGTGGCCTACAGCACTGGGGaagctccctcctcttctactgGACCCTCAGCTGATCCCAGCAACCTCA attttttacatttgctcccctctaggcgagctaaaatgatatatcagtcaaatgtacacatttcccattaa
- the LOC133951651 gene encoding uncharacterized protein LOC133951651 isoform X1 codes for MKLALDHQGDKSLRGIDQQEAITTLHLLLRTEKQRRERRRMDEIKRIKISLHLLLVLIPFTALAEQYSSIIIRVGAEVTLPCLNVREDHVNCGATDWVFEDSVWTRSAHLFVKWQLDTSRISKSKADRLRLAPNCSLVIREVTAEDVGVYICRQSDQTYEDHVVYFSVVNVTEEERTDEVTLSCSVSTFKTSDLTAKWLFMNMDVDENNKELKTSQSRRSATVSFSKSHSVHKMKNYGSLTCKVKDDYTEETFAFILPSSEGKNKPAPGNNEMTTDWWWYICCGLWVVGCGLWVVGCATIVTLVVILIKWRRNKIQACDDAVAYSTGEAPSSSTGPSADPSNLNFLHLLPSRRAKMIYQSNVHISH; via the exons ATGAAACTAGCACTTGACCACCAAGGAGACAAGTCACTGAGGGGAATTGATCAACAGGAAGCCATCACCACATTACACCTTTTACTAAGAACCGagaagcagagaagagaaagaagaagaatggatgAAATCAAACGGATTAAAATATCTTTACATCTGCTACTGGTGCTGATTCCATTTACAG CGCTCGCTGAACAATAttcctccatcatcatcagagtTGGAGCTGAAGTCACTTTGCCTTGTCTCAATGTGAGAGAGGATCATGTGAACTGTGGAGCTACTGACTGGGTCTTCGAGGATTCAGTGTGGACTAGATCAGCACACCTGTTTGTTAAATGGCAGCTCGACACATCTCGGATTTCCAAATCTAAAGCAGACCGACTACGTCTCGCTCCAAACTGTTCTCTGGTTATTAGGGAGGTCACAGCTGAAGATGTTGGTGTTTACATCTGCAGACAATCTGACCAGACCTATGAAGATCATGTGGTTTATTTCTCTGTTGTCAACG tgactgaggaggagagaactgATGAGGTGAcgttgagctgctctgtgtcgACATTTAAAACCAGTGACCTCACAGCGAAGTGGCTGTTTATGAATATGGATGTGGATGAGAACAACAAAGAACTGAAGACATCACAGTCTCGCCGCTCAGCCACTGTGAGCTTCTCAAAATCCCATTCTGTTCACAAGATGAAGAACTATGGCTCATTAACATGTAAAGTGAAGGATGATTACACAGAGGAAACGTTTGCCTTCATCCTTCCGTCATCAG AAGGAAAGAACAAACCAGCTCCAGGAAACAATGAGATGACAACAG ACTGGTGGTGGTACATTTGTTGTGGGTTGTGGGTTGTGGGTTGTGGGTTGTGGGTTGTGGGTTGTGCTACAATCGTAACATTGGTTGTGATTCTCATCAAATGGAGAAGAAACAAG ATCCAGGCTTGTGATGATGCAGTGGCCTACAGCACTGGGGaagctccctcctcttctactgGACCCTCAGCTGATCCCAGCAACCTCA attttttacatttgctcccctctaggcgagctaaaatgatatatcagtcaaatgtacacatttcccattaa
- the LOC133951651 gene encoding uncharacterized protein LOC133951651 isoform X3 → MKLALDHQGDKSLRGIDQQEAITTLHLLLRTEKQRRERRRMDEIKRIKISLHLLLVLIPFTALAEQYSSIIIRVGAEVTLPCLNVREDHVNCGATDWVFEDSVWTRSAHLFVKWQLDTSRISKSKADRLRLAPNCSLVIREVTAEDVGVYICRQSDQTYEDHVVYFSVVNVTEEERTDEVTLSCSVSTFKTSDLTAKWLFMNMDVDENNKELKTSQSRRSATVSFSKSHSVHKMKNYGSLTCKVKDDYTEETFAFILPSSEGKNKPAPGNNEMTTDWWWYICCGLWVVGCGLWVVGCATIVTLVVILIKWRRNKIQACDDAVAYSTGEAPSSSTGPSADPSNLNANVTIIQ, encoded by the exons ATGAAACTAGCACTTGACCACCAAGGAGACAAGTCACTGAGGGGAATTGATCAACAGGAAGCCATCACCACATTACACCTTTTACTAAGAACCGagaagcagagaagagaaagaagaagaatggatgAAATCAAACGGATTAAAATATCTTTACATCTGCTACTGGTGCTGATTCCATTTACAG CGCTCGCTGAACAATAttcctccatcatcatcagagtTGGAGCTGAAGTCACTTTGCCTTGTCTCAATGTGAGAGAGGATCATGTGAACTGTGGAGCTACTGACTGGGTCTTCGAGGATTCAGTGTGGACTAGATCAGCACACCTGTTTGTTAAATGGCAGCTCGACACATCTCGGATTTCCAAATCTAAAGCAGACCGACTACGTCTCGCTCCAAACTGTTCTCTGGTTATTAGGGAGGTCACAGCTGAAGATGTTGGTGTTTACATCTGCAGACAATCTGACCAGACCTATGAAGATCATGTGGTTTATTTCTCTGTTGTCAACG tgactgaggaggagagaactgATGAGGTGAcgttgagctgctctgtgtcgACATTTAAAACCAGTGACCTCACAGCGAAGTGGCTGTTTATGAATATGGATGTGGATGAGAACAACAAAGAACTGAAGACATCACAGTCTCGCCGCTCAGCCACTGTGAGCTTCTCAAAATCCCATTCTGTTCACAAGATGAAGAACTATGGCTCATTAACATGTAAAGTGAAGGATGATTACACAGAGGAAACGTTTGCCTTCATCCTTCCGTCATCAG AAGGAAAGAACAAACCAGCTCCAGGAAACAATGAGATGACAACAG ACTGGTGGTGGTACATTTGTTGTGGGTTGTGGGTTGTGGGTTGTGGGTTGTGGGTTGTGGGTTGTGCTACAATCGTAACATTGGTTGTGATTCTCATCAAATGGAGAAGAAACAAG ATCCAGGCTTGTGATGATGCAGTGGCCTACAGCACTGGGGaagctccctcctcttctactgGACCCTCAGCTGATCCCAGCAACCTCAATGCCAACGTCACTATCATACAATAA
- the LOC133951651 gene encoding uncharacterized protein LOC133951651 isoform X4 has product MQLAHDDRGDMSLRGIDQQEVNATFHLLLRTEKQKREKRRMDEIKRIKISLHLLLVLILFTALAEQYSSIIIRAGAEVTLPCHNVRDDHVNCGATDWVFYDSETNGSPHVFVKGQLDTSVISKSKADRLRLAANCSLVIREVTAEDAGDYICRQFVLTDENHVVFISVVNVTEEERTDEVTLSCSVSTFKTSVLTVKWLFMNMDVDENNKELKTSQSRRSATVSFSKSHSVHKMKNYGSLTCKVKDDYTEETFAFIPPSSEGKNKPAPGNNEMSTDWWWYIRLVVGCATIVTLVVILIKWRGNKIQGRDVAVAYSTGEAPSSSTGPSADPSSLYANVTFKQ; this is encoded by the exons ATGCAACTAGCACATGACGACAGAGGAGACATGTCACTTAGGGGAATTGATCAACAGGAAGTAAACGCCACATTCCACCTTTTACTAAGAACCGAGaagcagaaaagagaaaaaagaagaatggatgaAATCAAACGGATTAAAATATCTTTACATCTGCTACTGGTGCTGATTCTGTTTACAG CGCTCGCTGAACAATAttcctccatcatcatcagagctggagctgaagtCACTTTGCCTTGTCACAATGTGAGAGACGATCATGTGAACTGTGGAGCTACTGACTGGGTCTTCTATGATTCAGAGACAAATGGATCACCACATGTGTTTGTAAAAGGGCAGCTTGACACATCTGTGATTTCCAAATCTAAAGCAGACCGACTACGTCTCGCTGCAAACTGTTCTCTGGTTATTAGGGAGGTCACAGCTGAAGATGCTGGTGATTACATCTGCAGACAGTTTGTCCTGACTGATGAAAATCATGTGGTTTTTATCTCTGTTGTCAACG tgactgaggaggagagaactgATGAGGTGAcgttgagctgctctgtgtcgACATTTAAAACCAGTGTCCTCACAGTGAAGTGGCTGTTTATGAATATGGATGTGGATGAGAACAACAAAGAACTGAAGACATCACAGTCTCGCCGCTCAGCCACTGTGAGCTTCTCAAAATCCCATTCTGTTCACAAGATGAAGAACTATGGCTCATTAACATGTAAAGTGAAGGATGATTACACAGAGGAAACGTTTGCCTTCATCCCTCCGTCatcag AAGGAAAGAACAAACCGGCTCCAGGAAACAACGAGATGTCAACAG ACTGGTGGTGGTACATTCGTCTGGTTGTGGGTTGTGCTACAATCGTAACATTGGTTGTGATTCTCATCAAATGGAGAGGAAACAAG ATCCAGGGTCGTGATGTTGCAGTGGCCTACAGCACTGGGGaagctccctcctcttctactgGACCCTCAGCTGATCCCAGCAGCCTCTATGCCAACGTCACATTCAAACAATAG
- the LOC133951651 gene encoding uncharacterized protein LOC133951651 isoform X6 codes for MQLAHDDRGDMSLRGIDQQEVNATFHLLLRTEKQKREKRRMDEIKRIKISLHLLLVLILFTALAEQYSSIIIRAGAEVTLPCHNVRDDHVNCGATDWVFYDSETNGSPHVFVKGQLDTSVISKSKADRLRLAANCSLVIREVTAEDAGDYICRQFVLTDENHVVFISVVNVTEEERTDEVTLSCSVSTFKTSVLTVKWLFMNMDVDENNKELKTSQSRRSATVSFSKSHSVHKMKNYGSLTCKVKDDYTEETFAFIPPSSGKNKPAPGNNEMSTDWWWYIRLVVGCATIVTLVVILIKWRGNKIQGRDVAVAYSTGEAPSSSTGPSADPSSLYANVTFKQ; via the exons ATGCAACTAGCACATGACGACAGAGGAGACATGTCACTTAGGGGAATTGATCAACAGGAAGTAAACGCCACATTCCACCTTTTACTAAGAACCGAGaagcagaaaagagaaaaaagaagaatggatgaAATCAAACGGATTAAAATATCTTTACATCTGCTACTGGTGCTGATTCTGTTTACAG CGCTCGCTGAACAATAttcctccatcatcatcagagctggagctgaagtCACTTTGCCTTGTCACAATGTGAGAGACGATCATGTGAACTGTGGAGCTACTGACTGGGTCTTCTATGATTCAGAGACAAATGGATCACCACATGTGTTTGTAAAAGGGCAGCTTGACACATCTGTGATTTCCAAATCTAAAGCAGACCGACTACGTCTCGCTGCAAACTGTTCTCTGGTTATTAGGGAGGTCACAGCTGAAGATGCTGGTGATTACATCTGCAGACAGTTTGTCCTGACTGATGAAAATCATGTGGTTTTTATCTCTGTTGTCAACG tgactgaggaggagagaactgATGAGGTGAcgttgagctgctctgtgtcgACATTTAAAACCAGTGTCCTCACAGTGAAGTGGCTGTTTATGAATATGGATGTGGATGAGAACAACAAAGAACTGAAGACATCACAGTCTCGCCGCTCAGCCACTGTGAGCTTCTCAAAATCCCATTCTGTTCACAAGATGAAGAACTATGGCTCATTAACATGTAAAGTGAAGGATGATTACACAGAGGAAACGTTTGCCTTCATCCCTCCGTCatcag GAAAGAACAAACCGGCTCCAGGAAACAACGAGATGTCAACAG ACTGGTGGTGGTACATTCGTCTGGTTGTGGGTTGTGCTACAATCGTAACATTGGTTGTGATTCTCATCAAATGGAGAGGAAACAAG ATCCAGGGTCGTGATGTTGCAGTGGCCTACAGCACTGGGGaagctccctcctcttctactgGACCCTCAGCTGATCCCAGCAGCCTCTATGCCAACGTCACATTCAAACAATAG